The Candidatus Abyssobacteria bacterium SURF_5 sequence GTTGTCAGCTCCGCAGCCATAGCAGTACCGCCTCGATGAGTCCGGCGGTACGAGATCTTGAAACGCCCTTGTCTCTTTCATTCGTTCCATCCTGATTATCGAGCTGTAGTCAGCTCCTCCCATAACGCCCCATGAGTTGACCTTCAGCGAGAATATGCGCTTCCATCGCTTTGAGGAGCTCCGCCTTTCTTGCGCCCGGAGCAAGTGAAAGCTTCATATCGAGCGCATACAGTTTGAAGTAGTACCGGTGCGGCCGGCCCGGCGGCGGGCATGGGCCTCCATATCCAATGTTGCCGAAATCGTTGCGCCCCTGTCTCGCGCCGCCGAGAACCTCGTTGTCCGGCGGAACGCCCTCGCTCAGTCTGGTTACGTCCGGCGCCAGTCCGTAGAGAACCCAATGCACCCATGTTCCCATCGGGGCGTCCGGATCATCCGCAATGAGCGCAAGACTCTTGGTCCCGTTTGGCGGATCCGACCAGGAAAGTGGAGGGGAGACATCCTGCCCCTCACAGGTGTACTTTTTGGGGATAGTGCCGCCTTCTTCGAAAGCGCTGCTCTTTATCTGCATTGCTCTCTACCTCCTTCCTTTCGGGTGCTTTCGTTCTTTCGAAACTATAATACTATAATCCAATTGCTTATCTGTGACAATCATCCTCAAGCAGCTAAAATTTGTATTCAATAGATGAGAATACGCGCAAATCGTTTCTCTCGACGTCTTCCGTTTCGGGATTGCTGTCATATTCATCAATTGCAGAGAATTTGACCCACCAACTGTTCTTGATCAATGTACTTATCGCAGACGTTGATCGTATGCGATAGTCGTCGAAGTCGCCGATGGTGGGGAATAGCGTGAGAGTCTGGAGGAACTCTATGCGCTCCGAAAGTTTTTGCTTCCATTCCGCATTGAGCCAAAATGCCGGTTCCGTAGTGTCTTCCTCGCCGTCTTCGTCAAAAAACTCCGCCACAAGTCCCACGCCCATCTCCCCCAAAAAATTGAGGTTCTCTTTCTTGATGAAATAATATCCGGGACCTCCGAATAGTTGAGCGCGAAGACCCAGATTCTCCATCTCATCGTACTCGAGATTGGAGACGCCAAAGAGATACCAGCGCGTGTTCGGGAACAGTTTTAATTTCGACTCTCCGAAAACCACGTTCTGATCGGTGTCCCCTTCGGTCTCGGAATAGTTGGAAAAGACCTTCAGGCTTAGTTCCTCGCGCGGAAGCTTTCGCACCGCGTTCGCCTCGAAATGCAGGCTGAGATCGTCTGTATTGCCTTCGTGAAGCTGCGTCCCAAAGACAACGGACCCC is a genomic window containing:
- a CDS encoding YbhB/YbcL family Raf kinase inhibitor-like protein, with product MQIKSSAFEEGGTIPKKYTCEGQDVSPPLSWSDPPNGTKSLALIADDPDAPMGTWVHWVLYGLAPDVTRLSEGVPPDNEVLGGARQGRNDFGNIGYGGPCPPPGRPHRYYFKLYALDMKLSLAPGARKAELLKAMEAHILAEGQLMGRYGRS
- a CDS encoding DUF481 domain-containing protein, which encodes MVMRFSSLFAIIFVSLLFSHDALADEIVLVNGDRISGDILYISPIEIEIKTDYAGDICLPLSMAASISTDRPGRVLLKNGDILIGSIRSRIDDHILIQSPFTEEVLIPLDEFARFEQIDPNTDIQPSSEVSALAEETPAEKPEDESPDLWTGSVVFGTQLHEGNTDDLSLHFEANAVRKLPREELSLKVFSNYSETEGDTDQNVVFGESKLKLFPNTRWYLFGVSNLEYDEMENLGLRAQLFGGPGYYFIKKENLNFLGEMGVGLVAEFFDEDGEEDTTEPAFWLNAEWKQKLSERIEFLQTLTLFPTIGDFDDYRIRSTSAISTLIKNSWWVKFSAIDEYDSNPETEDVERNDLRVFSSIEYKF